The Candidatus Koribacter versatilis Ellin345 genome has a segment encoding these proteins:
- a CDS encoding response regulator transcription factor, producing the protein MVHQAESYALKDERKLKATGVFFRSDGIFRGFSEIDRHDNNDSMRILVAEDEKRLLELLRNGLAEEGHSVITSMNGVDALDIAMSGEFDALLLDVMLPGMDGFEVARRLRHKGRQVPILMLTARDAESDIIRGLDNGADDYVTKPFSFSELLARLRAVTRRTGPHRSSTLVCEDLTLDSASHEVFRGDRPIHLTRTEFLLLQKLMQNAGRPVSRQSLIGNVWGYDRAIENNTLDAFIRLLRQKVDTQGHPKLIQTVRGFGYSARKLSGDDQEFES; encoded by the coding sequence ATGGTGCACCAGGCTGAATCGTACGCCCTGAAAGATGAAAGGAAACTGAAGGCAACTGGTGTTTTCTTTCGGTCAGACGGGATTTTCAGAGGATTTTCAGAGATAGATCGCCATGATAATAACGACAGCATGCGCATACTGGTCGCTGAAGACGAAAAACGGTTACTGGAGTTGCTGCGCAATGGCCTCGCAGAAGAGGGCCATAGTGTCATCACATCTATGAACGGCGTGGACGCGCTAGATATCGCGATGTCGGGAGAGTTCGACGCATTGCTTCTTGATGTGATGCTGCCCGGCATGGATGGCTTTGAGGTCGCCCGTCGCCTACGTCATAAAGGGAGACAAGTACCAATCCTCATGCTCACGGCCCGCGATGCTGAGAGCGACATCATTCGCGGACTGGACAACGGTGCAGACGACTACGTCACCAAACCATTTTCGTTTTCCGAATTGCTTGCCCGCCTGAGAGCCGTGACGCGACGGACAGGACCGCATCGCTCGTCGACTCTCGTCTGTGAAGATCTCACGCTCGATAGCGCCTCTCATGAAGTCTTTCGCGGCGATCGGCCAATTCATCTCACGCGAACCGAATTTCTCCTTCTCCAAAAACTGATGCAAAACGCCGGCCGTCCTGTGTCAAGACAATCGCTAATCGGAAACGTCTGGGGCTACGATCGGGCGATTGAGAACAATACGCTCGACGCATTTATCCGGTTGTTACGACAGAAAGTGGACACTCAGGGCCATCCGAAGCTCATTCAAACGGTGCGCGGCTTTGGCTACTCCGCACGAAAACTGAGCGGCGACGACCAGGAGTTTGAGTCATGA